In Methanomicrobium antiquum, one DNA window encodes the following:
- the purN gene encoding phosphoribosylglycinamide formyltransferase — protein sequence MKRIAVLASGRGSNFQAILDRINDGYIKAEIVCLITDKPGAYSIKRADKAGIAVRILDFDSFQSRDEYNENLHETMMEINPDLFVLAGYMRLLDPKTAKEFAGKMINIHPAILPAFTGLHAQKQAIDYGVKVAGCTVHFVDEGMDTGPIILQHVVPVFFEDDEESLTKRILKEEHIALPNALRLFCEDKIKISGRKVKILD from the coding sequence ATGAAACGCATCGCAGTGCTTGCTTCAGGCAGAGGTTCTAATTTTCAGGCAATCCTTGACAGGATTAATGACGGATACATTAAAGCAGAGATAGTCTGCCTGATAACAGACAAGCCCGGTGCCTATTCTATAAAAAGAGCAGATAAAGCCGGAATAGCTGTAAGAATTCTTGATTTTGATTCATTTCAGTCAAGAGATGAATATAACGAAAATCTTCATGAAACAATGATGGAGATAAATCCGGATCTTTTTGTCCTTGCAGGATATATGCGTCTTTTGGATCCAAAAACAGCAAAAGAGTTTGCAGGAAAAATGATTAACATTCACCCTGCAATTTTGCCGGCATTTACAGGACTTCATGCACAAAAGCAGGCCATTGACTACGGTGTTAAAGTTGCAGGATGCACAGTTCATTTTGTCGATGAAGGAATGGATACAGGGCCGATTATTCTTCAGCATGTTGTTCCGGTATTTTTTGAAGACGATGAAGAATCGTTGACAAAAAGAATATTAAAAGAAGAACATATTGCACTTCCAAATGCACTCAGACTATTTTGTGAAGATAAAATAAAAATCTCAGGAAGAAAGGTAAAAATTCTTGATTAA
- a CDS encoding hemolysin family protein, producing the protein MIENSLGYFLFLFCLILSGFFSGSEIALVSINQAKVRALVEANKRGAKALSILKQNTDHLLITILIGNNVVNVAAAAIATAIAIDLFGDVGIGIATGVVTILMLIFGEIGPKTYSARKPEEVALFVSQFILFFSYILTPILWIYDGLKKIFKIETDLTHPVVTEEEIKQWIDVGEESGTIEEDEHEMLYRVFRFTDTIAREAMTPRGDVRMINDKSSLEDAIDIFNDTGFTRIPVYHDQIDNITGILNVKDVFSATYNKKQDASVNNLKYEPVFVPESKKIDELLNELQRKKVHIAIVVDEYGTYAGVITMEDILEELVGDILDEFDVEEPQIQSIDTGVYLIDGGTWVTRINEEIMIDLPLDESYETIGGLLIDRLGHIPKRGEIIYLENGIKMQVMKMRGRKIIEIRLTMPGADNDIQ; encoded by the coding sequence ATGATTGAAAATAGCCTGGGATATTTTCTATTTCTTTTCTGCCTGATATTGTCCGGCTTTTTCTCAGGATCTGAGATCGCTCTTGTATCAATAAATCAGGCAAAAGTCAGGGCATTAGTAGAAGCAAATAAGAGAGGAGCAAAAGCTCTTTCAATATTAAAGCAAAATACAGATCATCTTCTAATAACAATACTTATTGGAAACAATGTCGTCAATGTTGCGGCAGCGGCGATTGCAACAGCTATAGCAATCGATCTGTTCGGAGACGTTGGAATAGGCATCGCAACAGGTGTTGTTACAATATTAATGCTTATTTTTGGAGAAATTGGTCCAAAAACGTATTCTGCAAGAAAACCTGAGGAAGTGGCACTTTTTGTATCACAGTTTATTCTCTTTTTTTCCTACATATTAACACCCATTCTCTGGATATATGACGGATTAAAGAAAATTTTTAAGATTGAAACTGATTTAACCCACCCTGTCGTTACTGAAGAAGAAATTAAACAGTGGATTGATGTTGGTGAGGAAAGCGGTACAATTGAAGAAGATGAACATGAGATGCTCTACCGCGTCTTCAGATTTACTGATACAATCGCGCGTGAGGCTATGACCCCGCGTGGCGATGTGAGAATGATAAATGACAAAAGTTCACTTGAAGATGCAATCGATATCTTCAATGACACAGGATTTACCAGAATCCCTGTCTATCACGATCAGATTGACAACATCACAGGTATCTTAAATGTCAAAGATGTCTTCTCCGCCACCTACAACAAAAAACAGGATGCATCAGTCAACAATCTCAAATACGAGCCAGTTTTTGTTCCGGAAAGCAAGAAAATTGATGAACTCCTAAATGAGCTTCAAAGAAAAAAAGTACATATCGCAATTGTTGTGGATGAATACGGAACTTATGCCGGAGTCATAACAATGGAAGATATCTTAGAAGAACTTGTCGGCGATATATTGGATGAATTTGATGTTGAAGAGCCTCAGATTCAGAGCATAGATACAGGAGTGTATCTGATTGACGGCGGAACATGGGTTACAAGAATAAATGAAGAGATTATGATTGATCTTCCACTTGATGAGTCGTATGAAACAATTGGAGGTCTTTTGATAGACAGGCTTGGTCACATTCCAAAACGCGGCGAGATTATTTACCTTGAAAACGGCATAAAAATGCAGGTTATGAAGATGAGAGGCAGAAAAATAATTGAGATCAGGCTTACAATGCCAGGCGCTGATAATGACATACAATAA
- a CDS encoding sugar phosphate isomerase/epimerase family protein has translation MPHYSVSSMFFHEYKVEKIFDCVSKAGCTSIEFWLETPDFWLNGLPEKKLRNVLTGHKNLIPFTVHSPVLDLNPCSVNPDIAEVSIQSAEKAIEMSEAIGAQIITIHPGRRTAKRKPGERDFQRLENYLKRIKTAQDKKNIMVAIENMQPKINSLLSTPESLSKLLEENNWLYFTLDIAHALKASEKDSFRYIDLLFDRIINVHVSGANQNKTHTLPHSDENVKKILTYLSDCGYNRHLTLELEDLNLGRRYNHLEKTEIISNEINFIKNMFEK, from the coding sequence ATGCCTCATTATTCTGTATCAAGTATGTTTTTTCATGAATATAAAGTTGAAAAAATCTTTGACTGTGTTTCTAAAGCAGGCTGTACATCAATAGAATTCTGGCTTGAAACACCGGATTTCTGGCTGAATGGACTGCCTGAAAAAAAATTGAGAAATGTTTTAACCGGTCATAAGAATCTGATTCCATTTACAGTCCACTCACCTGTCCTGGATCTTAATCCATGTTCTGTCAACCCAGACATTGCTGAAGTCTCTATTCAGTCAGCCGAAAAAGCAATAGAGATGTCTGAAGCTATTGGCGCGCAGATTATAACAATCCATCCGGGGAGAAGAACAGCCAAAAGAAAACCTGGAGAAAGAGATTTTCAACGACTTGAAAATTATCTTAAAAGAATCAAAACAGCACAGGATAAAAAGAACATAATGGTTGCCATTGAGAACATGCAGCCAAAAATAAACTCACTTTTATCAACTCCAGAGTCACTCTCAAAACTGCTTGAGGAAAACAACTGGCTTTACTTCACGCTTGATATTGCACACGCACTTAAAGCATCCGAAAAAGACAGTTTCAGATACATCGATCTTTTATTTGACAGAATTATTAACGTTCATGTGAGTGGTGCAAATCAAAATAAAACTCATACACTACCGCATTCCGATGAAAATGTCAAAAAAATTTTAACATATCTTTCAGATTGTGGATACAACAGACATTTAACACTGGAACTTGAAGATCTTAATTTGGGGAGACGATATAACCATCTCGAAAAAACGGAGATTATTTCAAATGAAATAAATTTTATAAAAAATATGTTTGAAAAATAA
- a CDS encoding zinc ribbon domain-containing protein yields MSKSDFSNTGFSNTENPEFFETSSINQLKVPLISLILSTFYPGMGQIYNGDSLKKGLLLIFGCMFGSFLFLIPGLIIWVYGMYDAYNTADKMNKRDIAYREAKTKDILLLIIIPLIVMVILMFVSLIYAIHLLGSLDSIFPDLNTLLNHDIGKLSENANYKKYNI; encoded by the coding sequence ATGAGTAAATCTGATTTTTCTAACACAGGATTTTCCAACACAGAAAATCCTGAATTTTTTGAGACATCATCTATAAACCAGTTGAAAGTGCCTTTAATTTCACTGATACTGTCCACATTTTATCCGGGAATGGGACAGATATATAATGGAGATTCTCTTAAAAAAGGCCTTTTACTCATTTTTGGATGTATGTTTGGCTCATTTTTATTTCTTATTCCCGGACTTATCATCTGGGTTTATGGAATGTATGATGCATATAATACAGCTGATAAAATGAACAAACGGGATATTGCATACAGAGAAGCTAAAACAAAAGATATCCTTTTACTAATTATAATACCACTGATAGTGATGGTTATACTGATGTTTGTTTCATTAATCTATGCCATTCATCTGCTTGGAAGCCTTGACAGTATATTCCCGGATTTAAATACACTGCTAAATCACGACATTGGTAAATTATCTGAAAATGCCAATTACAAAAAATATAACATTTAA
- the xseA gene encoding exodeoxyribonuclease VII large subunit — protein MDWFGTGSEEKKESVLTVYEISSTISRLLDDYSLKGVWVEGEVTNFHRHTSGHLYFSLLELKNKKTYLINCAMWRSCAIELEFSPKNGSSVRVYGSVEVYEPHGKFQFIVRDIIPCGEGDKHILVARWKEELSLLGYFDESRKKPLPKYPAKIGVVTASGGAAIKDIENVIQRRYPVEIIISPTSVQGETAHLQIAQALKKIDGRVDVIIIGRGGGSFEDLFAFNHPDVVTAVAECKTPVVSAVGHEIDYSLCDFAADVRAPTPSAAAEIVVPDRNELYREIRVYKKMLTGTLENRLYSESHNLENLRLHISRGKFEKLVNTQYERLDNLSVRLSKGIYMRLEKEKMNLDAIRSKLDFSDPTMPLKRGFCMIKSGDSLIKTASELKKGQNVTLHMSDGYADADIMEVYHGKKL, from the coding sequence ATGGACTGGTTTGGAACAGGCAGTGAAGAAAAAAAGGAATCAGTGTTGACAGTATATGAAATATCGTCAACAATAAGCAGACTTCTTGATGATTATTCCTTGAAAGGTGTATGGGTAGAAGGGGAAGTTACTAATTTTCACCGGCATACATCCGGACATCTTTATTTCTCGCTCTTAGAGTTAAAAAACAAAAAAACTTATCTTATTAACTGCGCAATGTGGCGCAGTTGTGCAATAGAACTTGAGTTTAGCCCTAAAAATGGTTCAAGTGTAAGAGTTTACGGCTCTGTTGAGGTTTATGAACCACATGGAAAATTCCAGTTTATTGTAAGAGATATTATCCCCTGCGGGGAAGGGGATAAACATATTCTTGTTGCCCGATGGAAAGAGGAATTATCTCTTTTAGGGTATTTTGATGAGTCAAGGAAAAAACCTCTTCCCAAATATCCTGCAAAAATAGGTGTGGTAACCGCATCCGGAGGTGCTGCTATAAAGGATATTGAAAATGTGATTCAAAGGCGTTATCCTGTAGAAATAATAATTTCTCCAACATCTGTTCAGGGCGAAACTGCACATCTTCAGATAGCGCAGGCACTAAAGAAGATTGATGGCAGAGTTGATGTTATTATAATTGGAAGAGGCGGCGGTAGTTTTGAAGATCTTTTTGCATTTAATCATCCTGATGTTGTAACAGCTGTTGCTGAATGTAAAACGCCGGTTGTAAGTGCTGTCGGGCATGAGATTGACTATTCACTTTGTGATTTTGCTGCAGATGTCCGTGCGCCTACTCCCTCTGCGGCGGCAGAAATTGTTGTACCTGATAGAAATGAGCTTTATCGGGAGATAAGAGTCTATAAAAAAATGCTAACCGGGACGCTTGAAAACAGACTTTATAGTGAGAGTCATAATCTTGAAAATTTAAGATTGCATATAAGTCGGGGAAAGTTTGAAAAACTGGTAAACACACAGTATGAAAGATTAGATAATTTGTCAGTTCGTCTTTCAAAGGGAATATACATGCGTCTTGAAAAAGAGAAGATGAATCTTGACGCAATTCGCTCAAAGCTTGATTTCTCAGATCCGACAATGCCTCTTAAAAGGGGCTTTTGTATGATAAAATCCGGAGATAGTCTGATAAAAACTGCTTCTGAACTGAAAAAGGGACAGAATGTCACACTTCATATGAGTGACGGATATGCAGATGCCGATATTATGGAGGTTTACCATGGCAAAAAGTTATGA
- the xseB gene encoding exodeoxyribonuclease VII small subunit, translated as MAKSYEKQIEELKEIITKIENGDAGLDESLSLYEKGITILQNCQKILEEAEMKVSELSD; from the coding sequence ATGGCAAAAAGTTATGAAAAACAAATTGAGGAGTTAAAAGAGATTATAACAAAGATTGAAAATGGTGATGCAGGTCTTGACGAGAGCCTTTCTTTATATGAAAAGGGAATAACTATTCTTCAAAACTGCCAAAAAATTCTTGAAGAGGCGGAGATGAAGGTGAGTGAGCTTTCGGATTGA
- a CDS encoding DUF371 domain-containing protein, producing MHDDITREKEKLSEIIKAEEIIVCYGHKNIRSEHKSTFEITKEECLTPAGTCIIGIKADKGATDLSDNFKRILSDDRSVLKTTLKIKDQSFTITSHGSSAMTLTHTTDMVWRKSRFVCSRTTGIYSDTAAGNIPKEIINLLQKGEKMTVIMQAILNPKAHSPSSPPLQEFFGSFEE from the coding sequence ATGCATGACGATATTACAAGAGAAAAAGAAAAATTAAGTGAAATCATAAAAGCAGAAGAAATTATTGTCTGCTATGGTCACAAAAATATTCGTTCAGAACACAAATCTACATTTGAAATAACAAAAGAAGAATGTCTGACTCCGGCCGGAACATGCATAATCGGAATTAAGGCAGACAAAGGCGCAACTGATTTGAGTGATAATTTTAAAAGAATACTCTCTGACGACAGATCTGTTTTAAAAACAACACTAAAAATAAAAGATCAGTCATTTACCATAACTTCACATGGTTCCTCTGCCATGACACTTACGCACACTACTGATATGGTATGGAGAAAAAGCCGATTTGTGTGTTCAAGAACAACAGGCATTTACTCAGACACGGCCGCCGGAAACATCCCAAAAGAGATAATAAATCTTTTGCAGAAGGGTGAAAAAATGACAGTAATTATGCAGGCAATACTCAATCCGAAAGCTCACTCACCTTCATCTCCGCCTCTTCAAGAATTTTTTGGCAGTTTTGAAGAATAG
- a CDS encoding transposase: MEFSEETQFEPDFYENGIIRPESICKLLSELNFNEIIIDLERDSYSQDKWRKHFPVVALLKLLAVKSFRRQSYLQVVTSLTDEECRLLSLPYDPETKSYLRPSKSTLHYFASSRVGKNGVIKLMKFLAEKIMRLIPNGEGIIDSTPLEASRYSKCSKFNPHYKIYMDKAHIFHYENSVLFMEFSNATEHDEKHSYSLLKSVEEIKPNITKFSLDAGYKSFDTHGDAWYILGVHPIITLPENATYHEEATSKKIDELVNKMWKKGGDVHSKMQDKLRFLYENGHKKIVGKYLRNKNMDNPEFNKKLKSRSNCERKHAHIKKTVKFDVKGYQEDNREFNVLLNFVAFQILDLARIQSGMEKSRFSRYY; encoded by the coding sequence ATGGAATTCAGTGAAGAAACCCAATTTGAACCTGATTTTTATGAAAATGGAATAATAAGGCCAGAGTCAATCTGCAAACTCCTTAGCGAACTCAACTTCAATGAGATAATAATTGATCTGGAAAGGGACAGTTATTCCCAGGATAAATGGAGAAAACATTTTCCTGTAGTTGCACTTCTAAAGTTACTCGCCGTAAAATCATTCAGAAGGCAATCGTACCTGCAGGTTGTAACTTCCTTAACAGATGAAGAATGCAGATTGCTCTCATTACCTTATGATCCTGAAACAAAATCATATTTACGCCCTTCAAAATCAACCTTACACTATTTTGCAAGTTCACGAGTTGGAAAGAATGGAGTCATTAAACTGATGAAATTTTTGGCTGAAAAGATAATGAGACTGATTCCTAACGGTGAGGGAATCATTGATTCAACTCCTCTGGAAGCTTCAAGATACAGCAAATGTTCAAAATTTAATCCGCATTATAAAATTTACATGGACAAGGCGCACATATTCCATTACGAAAACAGTGTCTTATTCATGGAATTTTCGAATGCAACAGAACATGACGAAAAGCATAGCTATTCCTTATTAAAATCTGTTGAAGAAATAAAACCTAATATAACTAAATTTTCACTTGATGCGGGCTATAAGAGCTTCGACACTCATGGAGACGCATGGTATATTTTAGGTGTCCACCCAATAATCACTCTTCCTGAGAATGCAACTTACCATGAAGAAGCAACATCCAAAAAAATTGATGAATTAGTCAATAAAATGTGGAAGAAAGGTGGAGATGTCCATTCGAAGATGCAGGACAAACTCAGGTTCCTATATGAAAATGGTCATAAAAAAATCGTAGGAAAATACCTGAGAAACAAAAATATGGATAATCCCGAATTTAATAAGAAATTAAAAAGCAGGAGCAACTGTGAAAGAAAACATGCACATATCAAAAAAACGGTTAAGTTTGATGTGAAAGGATATCAGGAGGATAACAGGGAATTTAATGTCCTTTTAAATTTCGTTGCATTTCAGATACTTGATCTTGCAAGGATACAATCCGGCATGGAAAAATCCAGGTTTTCGCGTTATTATTAG
- a CDS encoding HVO_0476 family zinc finger protein, producing MYAEFFCPLCNDEYEHDILKESGDLLVQCKNCGNIHHVEKLKEPGEIEVKTIISFEKESKKGIIELAEDEMISIEDMLVAETGGEAVGVEVTSIEIDDKRVGSAYAADIDTIWTRSIDRVIIKVSYHDGRKTIPLYLEYEGDEDIIIGDIYQSGKYRYKVSHIKLRNGSMMRKDGWKAYARKIKRVYGVKS from the coding sequence ATGTATGCTGAGTTTTTTTGTCCGTTATGTAACGATGAATATGAACATGACATTTTGAAAGAATCAGGTGATTTGCTGGTTCAATGCAAAAATTGCGGTAATATTCATCATGTTGAAAAGTTAAAAGAGCCTGGTGAAATAGAGGTTAAAACAATAATCAGCTTTGAGAAAGAGTCAAAAAAAGGTATTATTGAGCTTGCCGAAGATGAGATGATCTCTATTGAGGACATGCTTGTTGCAGAAACAGGTGGCGAGGCAGTCGGAGTAGAGGTAACTTCTATAGAGATAGATGACAAAAGGGTTGGAAGCGCATACGCTGCTGATATTGATACAATCTGGACAAGAAGTATTGATAGGGTTATCATAAAAGTCTCATATCATGATGGAAGAAAAACAATTCCTTTATATCTCGAATATGAGGGTGATGAAGATATCATAATTGGTGATATTTATCAGAGTGGGAAGTACCGGTATAAAGTAAGCCACATCAAACTCAGGAATGGTTCAATGATGAGAAAAGATGGATGGAAAGCTTACGCACGTAAAATAAAACGTGTATATGGTGTAAAATCCTAA
- a CDS encoding Hsp20/alpha crystallin family protein, protein MIRRGIYPIRSLWNELDDMMAEMEGRFAQTLGGYNNAFSQRVLPAITGECRVDVLDHENEAVIVADLPGAEKEDIKVKLINPRTLEISYDREKENEEENKETGYYMRERTYGSMKRAVLLPADVVEAGSTASFKNGVLEIHLKKSESSSISEISIE, encoded by the coding sequence ATGATTAGAAGAGGCATATATCCAATTCGTTCACTCTGGAATGAATTAGATGATATGATGGCAGAGATGGAAGGACGTTTTGCACAGACATTAGGTGGATACAATAATGCATTTTCACAGCGTGTGCTTCCTGCCATAACAGGTGAATGCCGCGTAGATGTTCTTGATCATGAAAATGAAGCAGTTATTGTAGCAGATCTTCCCGGCGCGGAAAAAGAAGATATTAAAGTAAAGCTGATTAATCCACGAACACTTGAAATATCATATGATCGGGAAAAAGAAAACGAGGAAGAAAACAAGGAAACAGGTTATTACATGCGTGAGAGAACATATGGAAGCATGAAAAGAGCAGTCTTGCTTCCTGCCGATGTTGTAGAAGCAGGTTCTACTGCAAGCTTTAAAAACGGTGTTTTGGAAATTCACCTGAAAAAATCTGAATCTTCATCAATAAGTGAGATTTCAATAGAATAA
- a CDS encoding CBS domain-containing ParB/RepB/Spo0J family partition protein, producing the protein MDKKKVKNYMTSDVVTIDVNGNARDVIEAIRHTKHDGFPVVDGRKVVGYIAARDLLFVYPTTPIDRVMSRHLIVADADMSINDAARVIFRSGIQKLPVVNDEGDLMGIISNADVIRSQIEHVSPEKVFKFIDTLRMLHDVDPKLNREIVSVNNLLPTQSKIYEDELEGRMYEIKKGLAEPIIVVRRPGKLILVDGHHRAVAAKRLGIKELDAYVIDISEDVELGLEKTAREMNLKTLDDVKVLDYARHPLMAITHRLVRHN; encoded by the coding sequence ATGGATAAGAAAAAGGTCAAAAATTACATGACCTCAGATGTAGTAACAATAGATGTAAATGGAAATGCCAGAGATGTAATTGAAGCGATTCGCCATACTAAACACGATGGTTTTCCTGTAGTTGACGGCAGAAAGGTTGTAGGATATATTGCGGCACGCGATCTTCTTTTTGTTTATCCGACGACGCCGATTGACAGAGTAATGTCAAGGCATCTTATTGTAGCCGATGCTGATATGAGTATAAATGATGCCGCCCGTGTTATATTCAGGTCGGGGATTCAAAAACTTCCGGTTGTTAACGATGAAGGAGATCTAATGGGTATTATTTCAAATGCAGATGTCATCAGATCCCAGATAGAGCATGTTTCACCTGAAAAGGTCTTTAAGTTCATTGATACTTTGAGGATGCTTCACGATGTTGATCCAAAGCTTAACCGGGAGATAGTATCTGTAAATAATCTGCTTCCAACCCAGTCAAAAATATATGAGGATGAACTGGAAGGAAGAATGTATGAAATAAAAAAAGGTCTTGCTGAACCAATAATTGTTGTCAGAAGACCAGGAAAACTGATTCTTGTCGATGGCCATCACAGGGCAGTTGCCGCAAAACGTCTGGGAATAAAAGAGCTTGATGCATATGTAATAGATATTTCAGAGGATGTTGAGCTTGGTCTTGAAAAAACAGCGCGCGAAATGAATCTCAAAACTCTGGATGATGTAAAAGTTCTTGATTATGCAAGGCATCCACTTATGGCGATAACTCACCGCCTTGTAAGGCATAACTGA
- a CDS encoding nucleotidyltransferase family protein: protein MKVCIMCGGEGTRLRPLTFERPKPCIPIVNIPSIQHLVSHLSNLGFNDIIVTIGYKGDAIQNALGDGSLFGVNITYVHEEKKLGTAGSVKNAEEYLKGSPFLVVGGDHVTDIDLLSFYREHIKGESIISIGLISIDEPCEYGIAEIDVNYHIKRFREKPSPGEIFSNLASTGIYVCNPEIFSYIPKDQKFDFAKDLFPLLMQKCAVIKGWLARGNWSDVGSPQSLREAEHWKLQDMNYTNIRGNITVKGAHVLGPVQLGDSIVIGENSRIIGPVSIGSGTKIGENVLIGPYTSIGEHCKIGHDSKIFSSSIYNHVNIGAQTTISGSIIDNDAKTGVLCSIENDTVIGPRSELKNRTVVHSGTRIWPEVITEEGQIVKEYVLNDKFETMHSGS, encoded by the coding sequence ATGAAGGTCTGTATTATGTGCGGCGGAGAAGGAACAAGACTTCGTCCGCTTACATTTGAACGTCCAAAACCCTGTATTCCAATAGTAAATATACCCTCAATACAGCATCTGGTCTCACATCTCTCAAATCTTGGATTTAATGATATAATTGTCACAATAGGATACAAAGGAGATGCTATCCAGAATGCTTTGGGAGACGGATCACTTTTTGGAGTAAATATTACATATGTCCATGAAGAAAAAAAGCTTGGAACCGCAGGGAGTGTAAAAAATGCTGAGGAATATCTTAAAGGATCACCATTTCTTGTTGTAGGCGGAGATCACGTAACTGACATAGATCTTCTTTCTTTTTACAGAGAGCACATAAAAGGCGAAAGCATCATATCAATTGGTCTGATTAGTATAGATGAGCCATGCGAATATGGTATTGCCGAAATTGATGTAAATTATCACATAAAAAGATTCAGGGAAAAACCATCTCCAGGTGAAATATTTTCAAATCTTGCAAGTACTGGAATTTATGTATGCAATCCCGAAATTTTTTCATATATACCAAAAGATCAAAAATTTGATTTTGCAAAGGATCTTTTCCCCCTTCTCATGCAAAAATGTGCAGTTATAAAAGGATGGCTTGCACGCGGAAACTGGTCTGATGTCGGAAGTCCCCAGTCTTTAAGAGAAGCAGAACACTGGAAACTTCAGGACATGAATTATACAAACATCAGAGGAAACATCACAGTTAAAGGAGCACATGTGTTAGGCCCTGTTCAGCTTGGCGATTCTATTGTTATTGGTGAAAATTCAAGAATAATCGGGCCGGTTTCAATTGGTTCAGGAACAAAAATAGGAGAAAATGTTTTAATAGGCCCTTACACAAGCATCGGTGAACACTGCAAAATCGGGCATGACTCTAAAATTTTCTCATCATCAATTTACAATCATGTCAATATTGGTGCACAAACAACTATCTCCGGAAGCATAATAGACAACGATGCAAAGACCGGAGTCTTATGTAGTATTGAAAACGATACAGTAATCGGACCAAGAAGTGAACTGAAAAACAGAACTGTTGTCCATTCTGGAACCAGAATCTGGCCAGAAGTAATCACAGAAGAAGGACAGATTGTAAAAGAGTATGTTTTAAATGATAAATTTGAGACAATGCATTCCGGATCATAA
- a CDS encoding phosphoribosylaminoimidazolesuccinocarboxamide synthase, with protein MATEKNLKLVYKGKTKDVYELNDGTYLLKFKDDCTGADGVFDPGMNTIGLKIDGAGLAGLGLTKYFFEILNEKGIPTHYIDSDLENVTMTVKPAKTFGKGLEVICRFKAVGSFLRRYGDYVEEAAPLPAFVETTFKDDEREDPPVTKDALEILGVMTPDEYEEVKILTQKIANVIKDELKKKNIELYDIKFEFGKVGDKIVLIDEISGGNMRAFKDGKHIMPLELEKMVING; from the coding sequence ATGGCAACAGAAAAAAACCTTAAACTGGTATACAAAGGCAAAACCAAGGATGTCTATGAGTTGAATGATGGAACTTACCTGTTGAAATTCAAAGATGACTGCACAGGTGCAGATGGTGTATTTGACCCGGGTATGAATACTATCGGCCTGAAAATTGACGGTGCAGGTCTTGCAGGATTAGGTCTTACAAAATATTTCTTTGAAATCCTGAATGAAAAAGGGATTCCAACACATTACATAGATTCAGATCTGGAAAATGTAACAATGACTGTTAAGCCTGCAAAAACATTTGGAAAAGGTCTCGAAGTTATATGTCGCTTTAAGGCTGTCGGAAGTTTTCTTCGCCGTTATGGAGATTATGTTGAAGAAGCAGCTCCCCTTCCGGCTTTTGTGGAAACCACCTTCAAAGATGATGAAAGAGAAGATCCTCCGGTTACAAAAGATGCTTTAGAAATTCTTGGTGTAATGACTCCGGATGAATATGAGGAAGTAAAAATTCTCACTCAAAAAATTGCAAATGTCATAAAAGATGAACTTAAGAAGAAAAATATTGAACTTTATGACATCAAATTTGAATTTGGAAAAGTAGGCGACAAAATTGTCCTTATAGATGAAATATCCGGTGGTAATATGCGTGCTTTCAAAGACGGAAAACATATCATGCCTCTTGAACTTGAAAAGATGGTCATTAATGGATAA